From Methanococcus maripaludis, the proteins below share one genomic window:
- a CDS encoding DUF2100 domain-containing protein, with translation MSETQYSKELIKKAVETISKAKTVSATQNFEKNENKKTFSDAKSGKIDTIEFKKAVHSLFEADEYLYKYAPNHDLDEEKAREFSKLLFDAQKHINNVLGGFGFDIETVALDGQALYIVSNKKVLKSLKDINPYLNIISTEGVLEIEDMKVVNPKIPEKALPGIEKKCKITKEQISKVISNISPSKVVVLVKDGDVADELIYKRAKELYNAEKLNADEIL, from the coding sequence ATGTCAGAAACACAGTATTCAAAAGAATTAATTAAAAAAGCAGTAGAAACGATTTCAAAGGCAAAAACAGTTTCTGCTACTCAAAATTTTGAAAAAAATGAAAATAAAAAAACATTTTCTGATGCAAAATCTGGAAAAATCGATACAATAGAGTTTAAAAAGGCAGTACATTCACTTTTTGAAGCTGATGAATATCTTTACAAATATGCACCAAATCATGATTTAGACGAAGAAAAAGCCAGAGAATTTTCAAAACTTTTATTCGATGCACAAAAACATATTAACAATGTTTTAGGCGGATTTGGATTTGATATTGAAACAGTTGCTTTAGATGGGCAGGCTTTGTATATTGTAAGCAATAAAAAAGTTTTAAAATCATTAAAAGACATCAATCCATATTTAAATATTATTTCAACAGAAGGAGTTTTGGAAATCGAGGATATGAAAGTTGTAAATCCAAAGATTCCTGAAAAAGCACTGCCTGGAATAGAAAAAAAATGTAAAATTACAAAAGAACAGATTTCAAAAGTTATATCAAATATATCTCCTTCTAAAGTCGTAGTACTTGTTAAAGATGGAGATGTTGCTGATGAATTAATATACAAACGGGCAAAAGAACTTTACAACGCAGAAAAATTAAATGCTGACGAAATACTTTAA
- the hisC gene encoding histidinol-phosphate transaminase, with protein MSIDDKVRLIVKEFKAYVPGKSKEEIARNYGINPEKIIKLGSNENPWGCSPKIGEKLINEVSNLHQYPQPINPELMDEISKFTKMPVENIIVGGDGADEVIDNIMRILIDEGDEVIIPIPTFTQYAISAKIHGANIKWAKFDEENGFKLDLESVLNNITEKTKAIFLCTPNNPTGNVIPKEDIKKIVESTDALVMIDHAYIEYSKEEYDLTSWALKYDNVLVLRTFSKVFGLAGQRVGYGVTSKKVVDYMMRIKPIFSLTRASQVSAITALLDKEFFEKCLKEGIESREEIYNGLKKFKQLEVYPTEANYMLVKVKNGMNSSEFCEALLKKGVIVRDCYSFEGLEPYYFRVSIGTFEENERFLKIMSEIVE; from the coding sequence ATGTCGATTGATGATAAAGTAAGATTAATAGTTAAGGAATTTAAAGCATACGTTCCTGGAAAATCAAAAGAAGAAATTGCACGAAATTACGGAATAAATCCAGAAAAAATCATTAAATTGGGATCAAATGAAAACCCATGGGGCTGTTCACCAAAAATTGGAGAAAAATTAATAAATGAAGTTTCAAATCTCCACCAGTATCCTCAACCTATAAACCCTGAATTAATGGATGAGATAAGTAAATTCACAAAAATGCCTGTTGAAAATATTATTGTTGGAGGAGACGGGGCTGATGAAGTAATCGATAACATCATGAGGATATTAATCGATGAAGGCGATGAAGTAATCATTCCAATTCCAACATTTACGCAGTACGCAATTTCTGCAAAAATTCACGGTGCAAACATAAAATGGGCAAAATTTGACGAAGAAAATGGATTTAAACTTGATTTAGAAAGCGTTTTGAACAATATAACTGAAAAAACGAAAGCAATATTTTTATGTACTCCAAATAACCCTACTGGAAACGTAATTCCAAAAGAAGATATTAAAAAAATCGTTGAAAGTACAGACGCACTTGTAATGATTGACCACGCATATATCGAATATTCAAAGGAAGAATATGATTTAACCAGTTGGGCTTTAAAATATGACAATGTACTTGTTTTGAGAACATTTTCAAAAGTATTCGGGCTTGCAGGACAGAGAGTCGGATACGGTGTTACAAGTAAAAAAGTTGTTGACTACATGATGAGAATAAAACCAATCTTTAGTTTAACAAGAGCATCGCAAGTCTCTGCAATAACTGCACTTTTGGACAAGGAATTCTTTGAAAAATGCTTAAAAGAAGGAATCGAAAGTAGGGAAGAAATTTACAATGGTTTGAAAAAATTCAAACAACTTGAAGTTTATCCAACTGAGGCAAACTACATGCTCGTAAAAGTTAAAAACGGTATGAATTCGAGCGAGTTTTGTGAAGCACTTTTGAAAAAAGGAGTAATTGTAAGGGACTGCTATTCTTTTGAAGGGCTTGAACCATATTATTTTAGAGTTTCAATTGGAACATTTGAAGAAAACGAAAGATTCCTAAAGATAATGTCCGAAATAGTTGAATAA
- the cobQ gene encoding cobyric acid synthase CobQ, whose product MAKFIMVVGTSSNSGKTVLVSGICRMLSNKGYKVAPFKSQNMSLNSRVSVEDGEIAVAQYTQAMAARAEPSVHFNPILLKPKGNFVSQVIVHGTPYEDRDYNEYRSKKDEFLIKIKESIDYLDENYDYVVIEGAGSCCEINLLKDDIANLKVAEIAGADAILVSDIDRGGVFASIYGTVQLLPENWKKLLKGFVINKFRGNIDVLKDGFEKIEELTNIPVIGTIPYDETLVLPEEDSQALEGKRVFGNLKSPIEVNVVKFSKIANFTDVDPFSSDCLMKYIDFNENITGDILILPGTRCSTVEMDLMKKYGMDKKILEFVENGGIVLGICGGYQALGKMLFDEDFSEGDVGTISGLGLFDMETTFGNKKAIKNSTGKISIFNQNFNVSGYELHEGYSVSNETPLISLSKGFGNCGDSYDGSFKMIGDSYIFGTYFHGILENFEFRNYLVNLARSKKNLSKIEDDTYAELFNENMDKLSKIIEESLDFSKIIE is encoded by the coding sequence ATGGCTAAATTTATCATGGTCGTAGGAACCTCTTCAAACAGTGGGAAAACCGTTTTGGTGTCTGGAATCTGCAGGATGCTCTCAAACAAAGGTTACAAGGTAGCGCCATTTAAATCACAGAACATGAGTTTAAATTCGAGAGTTAGTGTCGAAGATGGGGAAATTGCAGTAGCACAGTATACTCAGGCAATGGCTGCAAGAGCTGAGCCATCTGTTCATTTTAACCCGATTTTATTAAAGCCAAAGGGAAATTTTGTATCCCAAGTGATCGTTCATGGAACTCCTTACGAAGATAGGGATTACAATGAATACCGGTCTAAAAAAGACGAATTTTTGATTAAAATAAAAGAAAGCATTGATTATTTAGATGAAAATTATGATTATGTTGTAATTGAAGGTGCTGGAAGCTGTTGTGAAATAAATTTATTAAAAGATGACATTGCAAACTTAAAAGTTGCAGAAATTGCTGGAGCTGATGCAATACTTGTGTCAGACATTGATAGGGGCGGTGTTTTTGCATCAATTTATGGAACAGTCCAATTATTGCCTGAAAATTGGAAAAAGCTATTAAAAGGATTTGTAATTAATAAATTTAGGGGAAATATTGATGTTTTAAAAGATGGATTTGAAAAAATTGAGGAACTTACAAACATTCCTGTTATTGGAACAATACCTTACGATGAAACTTTAGTACTTCCTGAAGAAGACAGCCAGGCATTGGAGGGTAAACGAGTATTTGGAAATTTAAAAAGCCCAATTGAAGTAAATGTAGTTAAATTTTCAAAGATTGCAAATTTTACAGATGTTGATCCATTTTCAAGCGACTGTTTAATGAAATACATTGATTTTAATGAAAATATAACTGGGGATATCCTGATATTGCCTGGAACAAGATGTTCTACCGTTGAAATGGATTTGATGAAAAAGTATGGAATGGATAAAAAAATTTTAGAATTTGTGGAAAATGGTGGAATCGTCCTTGGAATCTGCGGAGGATACCAAGCGTTAGGAAAAATGCTATTTGATGAAGATTTTTCAGAAGGCGATGTTGGAACAATTTCGGGCTTGGGATTATTTGATATGGAAACGACTTTTGGAAATAAAAAGGCAATAAAAAATTCAACTGGAAAAATATCTATCTTTAATCAAAATTTTAATGTGTCGGGCTATGAATTGCATGAAGGATATTCAGTTTCAAATGAAACTCCGTTAATATCTCTTTCAAAAGGTTTTGGAAATTGTGGGGATTCATATGACGGCTCCTTTAAGATGATTGGAGATTCGTATATTTTTGGAACTTACTTTCACGGGATACTTGAAAATTTTGAATTTAGAAATTACCTCGTAAATCTTGCAAGAAGCAAAAAAAATCTATCAAAAATTGAAGACGACACTTATGCTGAACTTTTCAATGAAAATATGGATAAATTATCTAAAATAATTGAAGAAAGTTTGGATTTTTCAAAAATTATAGAATAA
- a CDS encoding Zn-ribbon domain-containing OB-fold protein, with the protein MVVRTWRSMQERYNLIGSKCKTCGTVYFPARSVCPECRRKGELEDYKLNGKGKVYTYSVVYAAPKDFEKQSPYVIGIVELEEGTKITSQIDCEPEEVKIGMPVEATFRKIREDGCDGVISYGYKFVPTE; encoded by the coding sequence ATGGTAGTAAGAACCTGGAGAAGCATGCAAGAAAGGTACAACCTTATTGGATCAAAATGTAAAACATGTGGAACCGTTTACTTCCCTGCAAGAAGTGTCTGCCCAGAATGCAGAAGAAAAGGAGAATTGGAAGATTACAAATTAAACGGTAAAGGTAAAGTGTACACCTACTCCGTAGTATACGCTGCACCTAAAGACTTTGAAAAACAGTCCCCTTACGTAATTGGTATCGTGGAACTTGAAGAAGGTACAAAAATCACATCCCAAATCGACTGTGAACCAGAAGAAGTTAAAATAGGAATGCCTGTAGAAGCAACATTTAGAAAAATAAGAGAAGATGGATGCGATGGCGTAATCAGCTACGGATACAAATTTGTTCCAACTGAATAA
- a CDS encoding Rdx family protein, with the protein MRYCSKCRWNRRYSLYSRFIKQKIINNLS; encoded by the coding sequence ATACGCTATTGCAGCAAATGTCGGTGGAACAGGCGGTACAGTTTGTACTCACGTTTTATCAAACAAAAGATAATTAATAATTTAAGCTAA
- a CDS encoding hydroxymethylglutaryl-CoA synthase yields MKEVGIVGYGSDLPKYRIKAEDIAGAWGKDAQAIKRGLVVNEKSVPGPDEDTATIAVQSARRALSRAGINPQDIGAVYVGSESHPYAVKPTSGIVAEACGVSPDFTAADLEFACKAGTAGIQMCMGLVGSEMMEYAMAVGADTAQGAPGDALEYTAAAGGAAFIIGAKKEEFIAKFNGTYSYTTDTPDFWRREHEHYPKHGGRFTGEPAYFKHVLNGAKGMMEKMGTTSKNYDYCVFHQPNGKFYLTAAKKLGFTEEQYKYGLLTPYLGNTYSGAVPLGLSNILDHAKADDRIFVVSYGSGAGSDAFDITVTDRISEVVDKEITTEKLLEQKKYVDYAVYLKYRGKIRM; encoded by the coding sequence ATGAAAGAAGTAGGTATTGTAGGATATGGAAGTGACCTTCCAAAATACAGAATAAAAGCTGAAGATATCGCTGGTGCTTGGGGTAAAGATGCTCAAGCAATCAAAAGAGGTCTTGTTGTAAACGAAAAAAGCGTTCCAGGACCTGACGAAGACACTGCAACAATTGCAGTACAGTCTGCAAGAAGAGCATTATCAAGAGCAGGAATTAATCCACAAGATATTGGTGCTGTTTACGTAGGAAGTGAAAGCCACCCTTACGCAGTAAAACCAACATCTGGAATTGTTGCTGAAGCATGTGGTGTATCACCAGATTTTACAGCTGCAGATTTAGAATTTGCATGTAAAGCAGGAACTGCAGGAATCCAGATGTGTATGGGTTTAGTTGGAAGCGAAATGATGGAATATGCTATGGCAGTTGGTGCAGATACTGCTCAAGGCGCTCCAGGGGATGCCCTTGAATACACTGCAGCAGCTGGCGGTGCAGCATTCATTATCGGTGCAAAAAAAGAAGAATTTATCGCTAAATTTAACGGAACTTACTCTTACACCACAGATACTCCCGATTTCTGGAGAAGAGAACATGAACACTACCCAAAACACGGTGGTAGATTTACAGGTGAACCTGCATACTTTAAACACGTTTTAAACGGTGCAAAAGGTATGATGGAAAAAATGGGTACAACATCAAAAAATTACGATTACTGTGTATTCCACCAGCCTAATGGAAAATTCTACCTAACTGCGGCTAAAAAATTAGGATTTACGGAAGAACAGTACAAATATGGACTTTTAACACCATATTTAGGAAACACATACTCAGGAGCCGTTCCACTTGGACTTTCGAACATTTTAGACCATGCAAAAGCAGACGACAGAATATTCGTTGTTTCATACGGTAGTGGTGCAGGAAGTGACGCATTTGACATTACTGTAACTGACAGGATTTCAGAAGTAGTTGACAAAGAAATAACAACTGAAAAACTTTTAGAACAGAAAAAATACGTTGATTATGCAGTTTACTTGAAATACAGAGGAAAAATTAGAATGTAA
- a CDS encoding helix-turn-helix domain-containing protein: protein MEKIAIHIMGEIVLSEDIGKAMKKWREMFGIPQIETARYLDVSPSVISDYEVGRRKNPGVNIVKKYVYALLEIDKERGGHTIKALSKVLNPTSMKAILQIKEYQNPIGVKELLSTIEGKVICGENNLSNQLFGHTVVDSVKAILEMNGQDFLNLYGWTTERALIFTEVSGGRSPMVAIRVSNIKPRVVIFNGVSELDKLAVKLAELEGISLIVTELSTDELLKRLKEMK from the coding sequence ATGGAGAAAATAGCGATACATATCATGGGAGAAATTGTATTGTCCGAAGATATCGGTAAAGCCATGAAAAAATGGAGAGAAATGTTTGGCATACCGCAGATAGAAACTGCAAGGTACCTAGATGTCTCCCCATCTGTAATCAGTGATTACGAAGTTGGCAGAAGAAAAAATCCAGGAGTAAATATCGTCAAAAAATATGTATATGCACTCTTAGAAATTGACAAAGAAAGAGGCGGGCATACCATAAAAGCATTGAGCAAGGTGTTGAACCCTACCTCGATGAAGGCGATTTTACAGATTAAAGAATACCAAAACCCAATTGGAGTCAAAGAATTACTTTCCACAATCGAAGGAAAAGTAATCTGTGGCGAAAACAATCTAAGTAACCAGCTATTTGGCCATACTGTTGTAGACAGTGTTAAAGCTATTTTAGAAATGAACGGTCAAGATTTTTTAAATCTATACGGTTGGACAACCGAAAGGGCATTGATTTTTACCGAAGTTTCTGGTGGACGAAGTCCTATGGTTGCAATTCGTGTAAGCAACATCAAACCAAGAGTCGTGATCTTTAACGGAGTTTCCGAACTTGACAAGCTCGCGGTTAAACTTGCTGAACTTGAGGGAATATCTCTTATAGTAACCGAACTAAGTACCGATGAGCTTTTAAAACGATTAAAAGAAATGAAATAA
- a CDS encoding DNA double-strand break repair nuclease NurA gives MDYSKLLSKKEEICSKIKNIDFNFDYKSYWNNCDFNNHSNAVFAGGDGSFNKIDYINYCLYISGAVSYIQKTGGKVEKSVSSWDSNIILPYRYVQSRLSLYMLNMELKIALWNLKNEDIDYYLYDGSLYSLLIQTNNKISINGESLENSIFKYYELYGEELKNKIFEEIDSKNINSSVEISNNSKFSEEEKIILEQLEYLILLSEILKYREKIVGVAKTSKMNIYFKDALIPDLAIFSRCKNSGYSKPLDLVDEKINKNFYKNVEYFKKFGIDLKKLNYQFLKLDNNNGTLCITSFEELDEDFFSNIQKISVSGYPYILKKSHENVKIEKKEIEKFAKLLGIYEKTDRDSNLEY, from the coding sequence ATGGACTATTCAAAACTCCTCTCTAAAAAGGAGGAAATATGTTCTAAAATAAAAAATATCGATTTTAACTTTGATTATAAAAGTTACTGGAATAATTGCGATTTTAATAACCATTCTAACGCAGTTTTTGCAGGAGGGGATGGAAGTTTCAATAAAATCGATTATATAAATTACTGCCTCTACATTTCAGGTGCTGTTTCATATATTCAAAAAACCGGCGGAAAAGTAGAAAAATCGGTTTCTTCGTGGGATTCGAATATAATTTTACCCTACAGGTACGTTCAGAGCAGATTAAGTCTTTACATGCTCAATATGGAATTAAAGATTGCATTGTGGAATTTAAAAAATGAAGATATTGACTACTATCTCTACGATGGCTCACTATATTCCCTGTTAATTCAAACAAACAACAAGATTTCAATTAACGGGGAAAGTTTAGAAAATAGTATTTTCAAATATTATGAACTTTATGGAGAAGAATTAAAAAATAAGATTTTTGAAGAAATCGACTCTAAAAACATTAACTCGAGCGTTGAAATTTCAAATAATTCAAAATTTAGTGAAGAGGAAAAAATTATACTCGAACAGCTTGAATATTTAATATTATTATCTGAAATTTTAAAATATCGTGAAAAAATTGTAGGTGTTGCAAAAACTTCAAAAATGAATATTTATTTCAAAGATGCACTCATTCCCGACCTTGCAATATTTTCAAGATGCAAAAATTCAGGATATTCAAAACCACTCGATCTCGTTGACGAAAAAATAAATAAAAATTTCTACAAAAACGTTGAATACTTTAAAAAATTTGGAATTGACCTTAAAAAATTGAACTACCAATTTTTAAAACTTGATAACAATAATGGAACGCTTTGTATCACATCTTTTGAAGAATTAGACGAAGATTTCTTTTCAAATATTCAAAAAATATCTGTTTCAGGCTATCCTTACATTTTGAAAAAGTCTCACGAAAATGTAAAAATTGAGAAAAAAGAGATTGAAAAGTTTGCAAAACTCCTTGGAATCTACGAAAAAACGGACAGAGACTCAAATTTAGAATATTAA
- the eif2g gene encoding translation initiation factor IF-2 subunit gamma, which translates to MAASNQSEVNIGMVGHVDHGKTSLTRKLTGVWTDTHSEELKRGISIRLGYADCEIKKCETCDEPECYTVGKKCDSCGGKLQTLRKISFVDAPGHETLMATMLSGASLMDGAILVIAASEECPQPQTKEHLMALDALGVEKIIIVQNKIDLVSEEAAVENYNQIKEFTKGTVAENAPIIPVSAHHGANLDVLLKAIQDFIPTPERDETVNPKLYVARSFDVNKPGSEIKDLKGGVIGGSIIQGALKVGDELEIKPGIKVTEGNKTHWVPIITKIISLGVGSKKLKTAYPGGLIGVGTELDPNLTKSDALSGSLAGIPGTLPETLEKMEIEPQLLERVVGSQDELVIEPLKTNEVLMLNVGTSTTVGVTVSARPDRAEIKLKLPVCADKGDRVAISRKIGSRWRLIGYGIIL; encoded by the coding sequence ATGGCAGCATCCAACCAATCAGAAGTTAATATCGGAATGGTAGGTCACGTAGACCACGGAAAAACGAGTTTAACAAGGAAATTAACAGGAGTATGGACTGACACACACAGTGAAGAGCTTAAAAGAGGAATTTCAATAAGACTCGGGTATGCAGACTGTGAAATAAAAAAATGCGAAACATGCGATGAACCAGAATGCTATACTGTCGGTAAAAAATGCGACTCTTGTGGTGGCAAATTACAGACACTTAGAAAAATATCATTTGTTGATGCTCCAGGACACGAAACACTGATGGCTACCATGCTTTCAGGAGCTTCACTTATGGATGGTGCAATTTTAGTTATTGCCGCAAGCGAAGAATGTCCGCAACCTCAAACAAAAGAGCACTTGATGGCACTTGATGCACTTGGTGTTGAAAAGATAATTATAGTTCAAAATAAAATCGACCTCGTATCTGAAGAAGCTGCGGTTGAAAACTACAACCAAATTAAAGAATTTACAAAAGGAACAGTTGCAGAAAATGCTCCAATCATCCCTGTTTCAGCACACCACGGTGCAAATTTAGATGTGCTTTTAAAAGCAATTCAGGACTTTATCCCTACCCCTGAAAGAGACGAAACAGTAAATCCAAAATTATATGTTGCAAGAAGTTTTGACGTAAATAAACCGGGTTCTGAAATAAAAGACTTAAAAGGTGGCGTTATCGGGGGAAGTATCATCCAAGGTGCCTTAAAAGTTGGGGACGAACTTGAAATAAAACCTGGTATCAAAGTAACCGAAGGAAACAAAACTCACTGGGTTCCAATAATAACTAAAATTATATCATTGGGTGTTGGCAGTAAAAAATTGAAAACCGCATACCCTGGTGGGCTAATTGGTGTTGGAACTGAACTTGATCCAAACTTGACAAAATCTGATGCACTAAGCGGTAGTTTAGCAGGAATTCCTGGAACACTTCCTGAAACATTAGAAAAGATGGAAATAGAACCACAACTTCTTGAAAGAGTCGTCGGATCCCAAGATGAACTCGTGATCGAACCATTAAAAACAAACGAAGTTTTGATGTTAAATGTAGGAACCTCAACAACAGTTGGAGTAACAGTTTCTGCAAGACCCGATAGAGCAGAAATTAAATTAAAATTACCAGTATGTGCTGATAAGGGCGACAGAGTTGCAATAAGCAGAAAAATCGGATCAAGATGGAGATTGATCGGATACGGAATAATATTATAA
- a CDS encoding 30S ribosomal protein S6e, with product MAFKVVVSDSKTGKSYQFETESNALIGKKIGDEISGSIVELEGYKLKITGGSDRCGFAMRHDIHGAMKMRVLLKEGPGYNVKEKGLRRRKSLRGNTISKDITLINTKVVEYGSAPLGGEPESTE from the coding sequence ATGGCTTTTAAAGTTGTTGTATCAGATTCTAAAACAGGAAAATCATACCAATTCGAAACAGAATCCAATGCACTTATCGGTAAAAAAATCGGTGATGAAATCAGCGGTTCAATTGTTGAATTAGAAGGCTACAAATTAAAAATCACAGGCGGATCCGACAGATGTGGATTTGCAATGAGACACGACATTCACGGCGCTATGAAAATGAGAGTACTCTTAAAAGAAGGACCAGGATACAACGTTAAAGAAAAAGGTCTTAGAAGAAGAAAAAGCTTAAGAGGAAACACAATCTCAAAAGATATTACATTAATCAACACAAAAGTTGTGGAATACGGTTCAGCACCTCTCGGTGGAGAACCTGAAAGTACCGAATAA
- the glnA gene encoding type I glutamate--ammonia ligase, whose amino-acid sequence MNAVEQAMEYIKTNNVKFIRFQFVDIHGEPKNIAYPVKAGAAGEEELYDVLEKGVYFDGSSIEGFVSIESSDMMLKPDLKTLSVLPWRPTEKSVARVICDVYTTNGKPFEGDPRGCLKRVLAKFDEELGGEFFVGPEPEFFILKEDACGSWVPADDAGYFDLEPLDGGCDIRRKIVFALENLGFHVEASHHEVAEGQHEVDFKFADAVKTADSVVTFKTTIKTLAAKDGLKATFMPKPFFGINGSGMHCHQSIWLNGEPSFYDESAQYQLSETCMSYVAGILDHAKSIVAVTNPTVNSYKRLVPGYEAPVNIAWANSNRSAIVRVPAPRGKGTRIEFRAPDPACNPYLAFTVMLAAGLDGVKRKLSAIEPVEKNIFAMSEAQKKAEGIESVPANLKAALDELENNSVLKDALGKHIFENFIEIKNAEWDSFRTAVTDWETKQYLKI is encoded by the coding sequence ATGAATGCTGTTGAACAGGCTATGGAATACATTAAAACGAACAACGTTAAATTCATAAGATTCCAGTTTGTAGACATTCACGGGGAGCCAAAAAACATCGCTTACCCTGTAAAAGCAGGTGCTGCTGGTGAGGAAGAATTATACGACGTATTAGAAAAAGGAGTATACTTCGATGGTTCATCAATTGAAGGATTTGTTTCAATTGAAAGTTCCGACATGATGTTAAAACCAGACTTAAAAACACTCTCAGTACTCCCATGGAGACCAACTGAAAAATCCGTCGCAAGAGTTATCTGTGATGTATACACTACAAACGGAAAACCATTCGAAGGAGATCCAAGAGGATGCTTAAAAAGAGTTTTAGCTAAGTTCGATGAAGAACTCGGTGGAGAATTCTTCGTAGGTCCTGAACCAGAATTTTTCATCTTAAAAGAAGATGCATGCGGTTCATGGGTTCCAGCAGACGATGCAGGATACTTCGACTTAGAACCTCTTGATGGTGGATGCGATATCAGAAGAAAAATCGTATTCGCTCTTGAAAACTTAGGTTTCCACGTAGAAGCAAGCCACCACGAAGTTGCAGAAGGTCAGCACGAAGTTGACTTTAAATTCGCAGACGCAGTAAAAACTGCAGATAGCGTTGTAACTTTCAAAACTACAATCAAAACACTCGCTGCAAAAGACGGTTTAAAAGCTACATTCATGCCAAAACCATTCTTCGGAATCAACGGAAGCGGTATGCACTGCCACCAGAGTATCTGGTTAAACGGTGAACCATCATTCTACGATGAAAGCGCACAATACCAATTAAGTGAAACCTGTATGAGCTATGTTGCAGGTATTTTAGACCATGCAAAATCAATTGTTGCTGTTACAAACCCAACAGTAAACTCATACAAAAGATTAGTTCCAGGATACGAAGCACCTGTAAACATTGCATGGGCAAATTCAAACAGAAGTGCAATTGTTAGAGTTCCAGCTCCAAGAGGAAAAGGAACAAGAATCGAATTCAGAGCACCTGACCCAGCATGCAACCCATACTTAGCATTCACAGTAATGCTTGCAGCAGGTTTAGATGGTGTAAAAAGAAAATTAAGTGCAATAGAACCTGTTGAAAAGAACATCTTTGCAATGAGTGAAGCTCAGAAAAAAGCTGAAGGAATCGAATCAGTTCCTGCAAACTTAAAAGCTGCGCTTGACGAGTTAGAAAACAACTCAGTATTAAAAGATGCCTTAGGAAAACACATCTTTGAAAACTTCATTGAAATTAAAAACGCTGAATGGGATTCATTCAGAACCGCAGTTACAGACTGGGAAACAAAACAATACTTAAAAATCTAA